In one window of Caballeronia sp. TF1N1 DNA:
- the lapB gene encoding lipopolysaccharide assembly protein LapB, with translation MDLDFWWLLVIPVAFALGWMASRYDLKTLLSENANLPRSYFRGLNFLLNEQHDKAIDAFIEVAKLDPETIELHFALGNLFRRRGETDRAIRVHQNLLSRADLPVAERDHALYELGQDFLKAGLLDRAEETFRSLEAGEYSLGAQRALLTIYEIEKDWPKSIATAERIEKMGAPSLHMEIAHFHCELAQEALQRKNPEGARDELKLALASNPDNVRATILSGDVEAAAGNVETAIESWKRVEAQNEAYLPLVAEKLMKAYSTLGRKEEGVDLLIDYASRYPSNDLLDVAYKHVQELRGLDAAHALARKQMESAPNLAGMTRLLEAQEATAEEPRRGELELMRTLVKQRTKNLPRYTCQTCGFRARLFYWQCPGCSGWETYAPRRVEPITSSA, from the coding sequence ATGGATCTAGACTTCTGGTGGCTGCTCGTCATTCCCGTTGCCTTCGCTCTCGGCTGGATGGCGTCCCGCTATGACCTGAAAACGCTGCTATCCGAAAATGCGAACCTGCCGCGCTCGTATTTTCGCGGCCTGAATTTCCTGCTCAACGAGCAACACGACAAGGCGATCGACGCGTTCATCGAGGTGGCCAAGCTCGATCCCGAAACCATCGAACTGCACTTTGCGCTCGGCAACCTGTTTCGGCGGCGCGGCGAAACCGATCGCGCGATCCGCGTGCATCAGAACCTCTTGAGCCGTGCCGATCTTCCCGTGGCCGAGCGCGATCACGCGCTCTATGAACTCGGTCAGGACTTTCTGAAGGCTGGGCTGCTCGATCGCGCCGAGGAAACTTTCCGCTCGCTCGAAGCCGGCGAATACTCGCTTGGCGCGCAACGTGCGCTTCTGACCATCTACGAAATAGAAAAAGATTGGCCGAAGTCGATCGCGACCGCCGAGCGCATCGAAAAGATGGGCGCGCCGTCGCTGCATATGGAGATCGCGCATTTCCACTGCGAGCTTGCGCAGGAGGCTTTGCAGCGCAAGAATCCGGAAGGCGCGCGCGACGAGTTGAAGCTCGCGCTGGCGTCGAATCCGGATAACGTGCGCGCGACCATTCTCTCGGGCGATGTAGAAGCCGCCGCCGGCAATGTCGAAACGGCCATCGAAAGCTGGAAGCGCGTGGAGGCGCAGAACGAAGCGTATCTGCCGCTCGTCGCCGAAAAGCTGATGAAGGCGTACAGCACGCTTGGCCGCAAGGAAGAGGGCGTCGATTTGTTGATCGATTACGCGAGCCGTTATCCATCGAACGATTTGCTCGATGTCGCGTACAAGCATGTTCAGGAGTTGCGCGGACTCGACGCGGCGCACGCGCTTGCGAGGAAGCAAATGGAAAGCGCGCCGAACCTCGCGGGCATGACGCGTCTGCTCGAAGCGCAGGAAGCGACCGCCGAGGAGCCGCGCCGCGGCGAGCTCGAACTCATGCGCACGCTCGTCAAACAGCGCACGAAGAATCTGCCGCGCTATACATGTCAGACCTGCGGCTTCCGCGCGCGTCTATTCTATTGGCAATGCCCCGGCTGCAGCGGCTGGGAAACCTACGCGCCGCGCCGCGTGGAGCCGATCACCAGTTCCGCCTGA
- a CDS encoding lipopolysaccharide assembly LapA domain-containing protein has protein sequence MKFIVWLIRVLVFVLLLVLALANRDPVTLNAPGGFQWQAPLILIGLAFFLVGLLAGLVSAVPKMLRLRMENGRLKRELRVARETPVVKEEPPMPPLI, from the coding sequence ATGAAATTCATCGTCTGGCTGATCCGTGTCCTGGTATTCGTGCTTCTGCTCGTGCTGGCGCTCGCGAATCGCGACCCCGTCACGCTGAACGCGCCCGGAGGATTTCAATGGCAAGCGCCGTTGATCCTGATCGGCCTTGCATTCTTCCTCGTGGGCTTGCTGGCGGGACTGGTTTCGGCTGTGCCGAAGATGCTGCGTTTGCGCATGGAAAACGGGCGCCTCAAGCGCGAGTTGCGTGTCGCACGCGAGACGCCGGTGGTGAAGGAAGAGCCGCCCATGCCGCCACTCATCTAA
- a CDS encoding integration host factor subunit beta, giving the protein MTKSELVAQLASRFPQLVLKDADFAVKTMLDAMSEALANGHRIEIRGFGSFGLNRRPSRVGRNPKSGEKVLVPEKFVPHFKPGKELRERVDGRAGEPLKESNDDDADDL; this is encoded by the coding sequence ATGACCAAATCGGAATTGGTCGCCCAGTTGGCGTCGCGATTTCCGCAACTTGTCCTCAAGGATGCGGATTTCGCGGTGAAGACGATGCTCGATGCGATGTCGGAGGCTTTGGCCAACGGCCATCGTATCGAGATTCGCGGCTTCGGCAGCTTCGGGCTCAATCGCCGTCCGTCGCGCGTCGGGCGCAATCCAAAGTCGGGTGAGAAAGTGCTGGTACCGGAGAAATTCGTGCCGCACTTCAAGCCGGGCAAGGAGTTGCGTGAACGCGTGGATGGTCGTGCGGGTGAGCCGCTGAAAGAGTCGAATGACGACGATGCGGACGATCTCTGA
- the rpsA gene encoding 30S ribosomal protein S1, protein MQISIFMSDLQTSTPNTESFAALFEESLTKQDMRAGEVISAEVVRVDHNFVVVNAGLKSEAYIPLEEFLNDAGEVEVQAGDFVSVAIDALENGYGDTILSRDKAKRLASWLSLEKALDNNELVTGTITGKVKGGMTVMVNGIRAFLPGSLVDTRPVKDTTPYEGKTLEFRVIKLDRKRNNVVLSRRAVIEATQGEERAKLLETLKEGAIVEGVVKNITDYGAFVDLGGIDGLLHITDIAWRRVRHPSEVLSVGQEVTAKILKFDQEKNRVSLGIKQLGDDPWEGISRRYPSGTRLFGKVTNITDYGAFVEVESGIEGLVHVSEMDWTNKNVAPSKVVQLGDEVEVMVLEIDEDRRRISLGMKQCKPNPWDDFSRNFKKGDKISGAIKSITDFGVFIGLPGGIDGLVHLSDLSWSETGEEAVRKYKKGDEVEAVVLGIDVDKERISLGIKQLEGDPFNNFVAINDKGAIVDGTVKSVDAKGAVITLTADVEGYLRASEIAQDRVEDARNVLKEGDKVNAMIINIDRKSRGINLSIKAKDSAEQQEAIRGLQTSDSNAAATGTTNLGALLKAKLDGQNS, encoded by the coding sequence GTGCAAATATCGATTTTTATGTCCGACCTGCAAACCTCTACCCCGAATACCGAATCTTTCGCGGCTCTGTTCGAAGAGTCGCTGACCAAGCAGGACATGCGCGCCGGCGAAGTGATTTCTGCCGAAGTCGTGCGCGTCGACCACAACTTCGTGGTCGTGAACGCTGGTCTCAAGTCCGAAGCCTACATTCCGCTCGAAGAATTCCTGAACGACGCGGGCGAGGTTGAAGTGCAGGCGGGCGACTTCGTTTCCGTCGCAATCGACGCGCTGGAAAACGGCTATGGCGACACCATCCTGTCGCGCGACAAGGCGAAGCGTCTGGCTTCGTGGCTGTCGCTGGAAAAGGCCCTCGACAACAACGAACTCGTGACCGGCACGATCACGGGCAAGGTCAAGGGCGGCATGACCGTGATGGTCAACGGCATCCGCGCATTCCTGCCGGGTTCGCTGGTCGACACGCGTCCGGTCAAGGACACGACGCCGTACGAAGGCAAGACGCTCGAATTCCGCGTCATTAAGCTCGACCGCAAGCGTAACAACGTCGTGCTGTCGCGCCGCGCTGTCATCGAAGCGACGCAAGGCGAAGAGCGCGCAAAGCTGCTCGAAACGCTGAAGGAAGGCGCGATCGTGGAAGGCGTGGTCAAGAACATCACCGACTACGGCGCGTTCGTTGACCTCGGCGGTATCGACGGCCTGCTGCACATCACCGACATCGCATGGCGTCGTGTGCGTCACCCGAGCGAAGTTCTGTCGGTTGGCCAGGAAGTCACCGCCAAGATCCTCAAGTTCGACCAAGAGAAGAACCGCGTTTCGCTCGGCATCAAGCAACTGGGCGACGATCCGTGGGAAGGCATCTCGCGCCGTTACCCGTCGGGCACGCGCCTGTTCGGCAAGGTCACCAACATCACCGACTACGGCGCATTCGTCGAAGTGGAATCGGGCATCGAAGGCCTGGTTCACGTGTCGGAAATGGACTGGACGAACAAGAACGTTGCACCGTCGAAGGTCGTGCAGCTGGGCGACGAAGTCGAAGTCATGGTTCTGGAAATCGACGAAGACCGCCGCCGTATCTCGCTCGGCATGAAGCAATGCAAGCCGAATCCGTGGGATGACTTCAGCCGCAACTTCAAGAAGGGCGACAAGATCAGCGGCGCCATCAAGTCGATCACCGACTTCGGCGTGTTCATCGGTCTGCCGGGCGGCATCGACGGCCTGGTTCACCTCTCCGACTTGTCGTGGAGCGAAACCGGCGAAGAAGCCGTGCGCAAGTACAAGAAGGGCGACGAAGTCGAAGCCGTGGTTCTGGGCATCGACGTGGACAAGGAACGTATTTCGCTCGGCATCAAGCAGCTCGAAGGCGATCCGTTCAACAACTTCGTCGCGATCAACGACAAGGGCGCTATCGTCGACGGTACGGTGAAGTCGGTGGACGCGAAGGGTGCGGTTATCACCCTGACGGCGGACGTCGAAGGTTATTTGCGTGCTTCGGAAATCGCGCAAGATCGCGTGGAAGATGCTCGCAACGTGCTGAAGGAAGGCGACAAGGTCAACGCGATGATCATCAACATCGATCGCAAGTCGCGTGGCATCAACCTGTCGATCAAGGCGAAGGATTCGGCCGAACAGCAGGAAGCCATTCGTGGTCTGCAGACTTCGGACTCGAACGCCGCCGCCACCGGCACGACCAACCTCGGCGCGCTGCTCAAGGCCAAGCTTGACGGCCAGAACAGCTAA
- the cmk gene encoding (d)CMP kinase, giving the protein MKPTRPFDPTPVITIDGPTASGKGTVAALVAATLGFHLLDSGALYRLTALASLSYDIDTDDAAALAKLIGALHITFREGCAQLDGVDVSSEIRAEEVGNRASAIAVHPQVRQALVARQRAFRKRPGLVADGRDMGTVIFPDATLKVFLTASVEARAARRHKQLMQKGFSANMDDLLRDLRERDARDSNRATAPLKAAADAKTLDTSGLSVDQTVEQIIGWYSAVRV; this is encoded by the coding sequence ATGAAACCGACCCGTCCATTCGACCCTACACCAGTAATCACCATCGACGGGCCGACCGCTTCGGGCAAGGGCACGGTCGCGGCGCTCGTCGCGGCCACGCTCGGCTTCCACCTGCTCGACAGCGGCGCGCTTTATCGGCTGACGGCGTTGGCAAGCCTGAGCTACGACATCGACACGGACGACGCAGCCGCGCTCGCAAAGCTCATCGGTGCGCTTCACATCACCTTCCGCGAGGGCTGCGCGCAGCTCGACGGCGTGGATGTATCGAGCGAGATTCGCGCCGAGGAAGTCGGCAACCGCGCGTCGGCGATCGCCGTGCATCCGCAAGTGCGGCAGGCGCTCGTCGCGCGGCAGCGCGCGTTCCGCAAGCGTCCGGGCTTGGTCGCCGATGGCCGCGACATGGGCACCGTCATCTTTCCCGATGCCACGTTGAAAGTGTTTCTGACCGCAAGCGTCGAAGCACGCGCGGCGCGCCGGCATAAGCAATTGATGCAAAAAGGTTTTTCTGCTAATATGGATGACTTGCTGCGAGATTTGCGTGAGCGCGACGCCCGGGACTCCAACCGGGCCACCGCACCGCTCAAAGCCGCGGCGGACGCGAAGACGCTGGACACCTCCGGTTTGTCGGTCGATCAGACGGTGGAACAAATCATCGGTTGGTACAGCGCGGTTCGTGTATAG
- the aroA gene encoding 3-phosphoshikimate 1-carboxyvinyltransferase, which produces MEHLDLGPFSRASGTVRLPGSKSISNRVLLLAALASGETQITNLLDSDDTRVMLAALQTLGVTLLNDGERVIVNGTGGAFPSKKAELFLGNAGTAVRPLTAALAVNGGEYRVHGVPRMHERPIGDLVDGLRQIGAKIDYELNDGFPPLKIHAAKIAIDKPIRVRGDVSSQFLTALLMSLPVIEGRDAPVTIEVEGELISKPYIDITIRLMERFGVQVERDGWARFTVPAGAGYRSPGAIMVEGDASSASYFLAAGAIGGGPVRVEGVGRASIQGDVGFADALNRMGANVMMGEDWIEVRGVESDDGKLAPIDMDFNLIPDAAMTIAVAALFANGTTTLRNIASWRVKETDRIAAMATELRKVGATVEEGADYLVVTPPAELTPNAAIDTYDDHRMAMCFSLVSLGGVPVRINDPKCVNKTFPDYFDRFATLAHA; this is translated from the coding sequence ATGGAACATCTCGATCTCGGACCCTTCTCCCGCGCGTCCGGCACGGTGCGGCTGCCCGGCTCGAAGAGCATCTCGAACCGCGTGCTTTTGCTCGCCGCGCTCGCGAGCGGCGAAACGCAGATCACGAATCTGCTCGATTCCGACGACACACGCGTGATGCTCGCCGCGCTGCAAACGCTCGGCGTTACGCTTCTAAACGACGGCGAACGCGTCATCGTGAACGGCACGGGCGGCGCGTTTCCGTCGAAGAAGGCGGAGCTGTTTCTCGGCAACGCGGGCACGGCGGTGCGGCCGCTCACGGCGGCGCTCGCGGTCAACGGCGGCGAATATCGCGTGCATGGCGTGCCGCGCATGCACGAACGGCCAATCGGCGATCTGGTCGATGGCTTGCGTCAGATCGGCGCGAAAATCGACTACGAGCTCAACGACGGCTTCCCGCCGCTCAAGATTCATGCGGCGAAAATCGCCATCGACAAACCCATCCGCGTACGCGGCGATGTATCGAGTCAGTTTCTGACCGCGCTTCTGATGAGCCTTCCGGTGATCGAGGGGCGTGACGCGCCGGTGACCATCGAAGTCGAAGGCGAGCTGATTTCGAAGCCGTACATCGACATCACCATCCGGCTGATGGAGCGTTTCGGCGTGCAGGTCGAGCGCGACGGCTGGGCGCGCTTTACCGTGCCGGCCGGCGCGGGCTACCGGTCGCCAGGCGCGATCATGGTTGAAGGCGATGCATCGTCCGCGTCGTATTTCCTGGCGGCGGGCGCGATCGGCGGCGGTCCGGTGCGCGTGGAAGGCGTGGGCCGGGCGAGCATCCAGGGCGATGTCGGTTTCGCCGACGCGCTCAATCGCATGGGCGCGAACGTGATGATGGGCGAAGACTGGATCGAAGTGCGCGGCGTCGAGTCCGACGACGGCAAACTCGCGCCCATCGACATGGACTTCAACCTGATTCCCGACGCGGCGATGACCATTGCCGTCGCCGCGCTCTTTGCCAACGGCACGACCACGCTGCGCAATATCGCTAGCTGGCGCGTGAAGGAAACGGACCGCATCGCCGCGATGGCAACCGAGTTGCGCAAGGTCGGCGCGACGGTGGAAGAGGGCGCGGATTATCTGGTCGTCACGCCACCCGCCGAACTCACGCCGAACGCCGCGATCGATACTTACGACGATCACCGCATGGCCATGTGTTTTTCGCTCGTGAGTCTGGGCGGCGTGCCGGTTCGCATCAACGATCCGAAGTGCGTGAACAAGACGTTCCCCGATTATTTCGATCGCTTCGCGACGCTCGCCCACGCCTGA
- a CDS encoding prephenate dehydrogenase/arogenate dehydrogenase family protein, translating to MDAFSFNKLVIFGVGLIGGSLARALRERAGIEGRVVGVGRSLRSVERALELGVIDEAVALDDDAALARALHGADLVLIAAPVAQTEPLLARIAPLLEARTIVTDAGSTKSDVVAAARAALGVKLAQFVPGHPIAGRESSGVDAALPDLYVDRNVVLCPLAENAPADVDRIAAMWRATGAAVHRMSETQHDRVFASVSHLPHVLSFALVEQILEAPDAELKFSFAAGGFRDFTRIAASSPEMWRDICVANRAALLAELDDYAAVLARFRAAIDASDGAALEAAFARSRVARKEWQERGSIKTSGDPAAK from the coding sequence GTGGACGCATTCTCTTTCAATAAACTGGTTATTTTCGGCGTCGGCCTGATCGGCGGATCGCTTGCGCGCGCGTTGCGCGAGCGCGCGGGAATCGAAGGCCGCGTGGTCGGCGTCGGACGCTCGCTGCGCTCGGTCGAACGCGCGCTCGAACTCGGCGTGATCGACGAAGCCGTCGCGCTCGACGACGACGCGGCGCTCGCACGCGCGTTGCACGGCGCGGATCTCGTCTTGATCGCGGCGCCCGTCGCGCAGACCGAACCGCTGCTCGCGCGCATCGCGCCCTTGCTCGAAGCGCGGACCATCGTCACGGACGCAGGCAGCACCAAGAGCGACGTCGTCGCGGCGGCGCGCGCGGCGCTCGGCGTAAAGCTCGCGCAGTTCGTGCCCGGGCATCCGATCGCCGGGCGCGAATCGAGCGGCGTCGATGCCGCCTTGCCCGACCTTTACGTGGATCGCAACGTCGTGCTTTGTCCGCTCGCCGAAAACGCGCCGGCCGATGTCGACCGCATCGCCGCGATGTGGCGCGCGACCGGCGCGGCGGTGCATCGCATGAGCGAGACGCAGCATGATCGCGTGTTCGCGTCGGTGAGCCATCTGCCGCACGTGCTCTCGTTCGCGCTCGTCGAGCAGATTTTGGAAGCGCCCGACGCCGAGCTTAAATTTTCGTTCGCCGCGGGCGGATTTCGCGATTTCACGCGCATCGCGGCATCGAGTCCGGAAATGTGGCGCGACATCTGCGTGGCGAATCGCGCCGCGCTGCTCGCCGAACTCGACGATTACGCCGCCGTGCTCGCACGGTTTCGCGCGGCCATCGATGCGTCGGACGGCGCGGCGCTCGAAGCGGCGTTCGCGCGTTCGCGTGTCGCCAGAAAAGAATGGCAGGAACGCGGCAGCATCAAGACGTCCGGCGATCCCGCCGCGAAATAA
- the pheA gene encoding prephenate dehydratase, producing the protein MDDDLNSRLKPLRERIDALDAQLIALLNQRASVALEVGEVKKHFNAPVFRPERELQVIARLQEMSDGPLADAHIAAIWREIMAASRALEQTIRSAFLGPVGTYSEQAMFEYFGHSIEGLACPSIDEVFRSVEAGAAQYGVVPVENSAEGAVSRTLDLLLETSLLIGGELALPIHHNLLTASGTLEGVKRVYAHPQALAQCQHWLTANAPQLERQAVSSNAEAARIAVGDPAVAAIAGDRAATHYGLGVVYSQIQDDPHNRTRFVIIGREPTGPSGHDQTSLIVTVTNESGAMFKLLEPLAKHGVSMTRFESRPARAGTWEYYFYIDIEGHRDDAFVAAALDELGRKAAFLKILGSYPRAR; encoded by the coding sequence ATGGACGACGATCTCAATTCAAGACTCAAACCGCTGCGTGAACGCATCGACGCGCTCGACGCGCAACTCATCGCGCTTTTGAATCAGCGCGCTTCCGTCGCGCTCGAAGTCGGCGAAGTGAAGAAGCATTTCAACGCGCCCGTGTTTCGGCCGGAGCGCGAACTGCAAGTCATCGCGCGTCTGCAGGAAATGAGCGACGGCCCGCTCGCCGACGCGCACATCGCCGCGATCTGGCGCGAGATCATGGCCGCGAGCCGCGCGCTCGAACAGACTATCCGTTCAGCGTTCCTGGGCCCGGTCGGCACGTATAGCGAACAGGCGATGTTCGAATACTTCGGTCATTCGATCGAGGGCCTCGCGTGTCCGTCCATCGACGAAGTGTTTCGCTCGGTCGAAGCGGGCGCCGCGCAATATGGCGTCGTGCCGGTCGAGAATTCGGCGGAAGGCGCGGTGTCGCGCACGCTGGACTTGCTGCTGGAAACGTCGCTCTTGATTGGCGGTGAACTCGCGCTGCCGATTCACCACAATCTTTTGACCGCGTCTGGCACGCTCGAAGGCGTGAAGCGCGTCTATGCGCATCCGCAAGCGCTCGCGCAGTGCCAGCACTGGCTGACCGCGAACGCGCCGCAGCTCGAACGGCAGGCGGTGTCGAGCAACGCGGAAGCGGCGCGTATCGCGGTGGGCGACCCGGCCGTCGCGGCCATCGCTGGCGACCGCGCGGCCACGCATTACGGCTTGGGCGTCGTTTATTCGCAGATTCAGGACGACCCGCACAACCGCACGCGCTTCGTGATCATCGGTCGCGAACCGACGGGGCCGAGCGGTCACGATCAAACGTCGCTCATCGTGACGGTGACCAATGAATCGGGCGCAATGTTCAAGCTCCTGGAGCCGCTCGCAAAGCACGGCGTTTCCATGACGCGCTTCGAATCGCGGCCCGCGCGCGCCGGCACGTGGGAGTATTACTTCTATATCGATATCGAAGGGCATCGCGACGATGCGTTCGTCGCCGCCGCGCTCGATGAACTCGGGCGCAAGGCCGCGTTTCTGAAGATTCTCGGGTCCTATCCGCGCGCGCGTTGA
- the serC gene encoding 3-phosphoserine/phosphohydroxythreonine transaminase encodes MRVFNFSAGPAALPEEVLKQAADEMLDWQGSGMSVMEMSHRGAEFTSIHEAALTDLRELLKVPASHRILFLQGGGIGENAIVPMNMLGTKKTADFVVTGSWSTKSLKEAQKYCTPHLAATGKTEQGFTRVPALSEWQLSDDPAYVHLCTNETIDGVEAFEIPDLGDVPLVADASSHILSRPMDVAKYGVLFGGAQKNIGMAGVTVVIVREDLLDRALSICPSAFEWKIVAENNSMYNTPPTYAIYVAGLVFKWLKKQGGLEAMEARNLEKAMLLYDTIDSSDFYVNKVDRNARSRMNVPFFLADESRNTDFLTGAKARGLLQLKGHKSVGGMRASIYNAVPVEGVKALVEYMKEFERTSA; translated from the coding sequence ATGCGCGTGTTCAATTTCTCCGCCGGCCCGGCCGCCTTGCCAGAAGAAGTGTTGAAGCAAGCCGCCGATGAAATGCTCGATTGGCAAGGCAGCGGCATGAGCGTGATGGAGATGAGTCACCGCGGCGCGGAGTTCACGTCGATCCATGAAGCGGCGCTGACCGATCTGCGGGAATTGCTGAAGGTGCCGGCGTCGCATCGCATATTGTTTCTGCAGGGCGGTGGCATTGGCGAAAACGCCATCGTGCCGATGAACATGCTCGGCACGAAGAAGACCGCCGATTTCGTCGTCACCGGTTCATGGTCGACCAAGTCGCTCAAGGAAGCGCAGAAGTACTGCACGCCGCATCTCGCGGCGACTGGCAAGACCGAGCAGGGCTTCACGCGCGTGCCTGCGTTGAGCGAGTGGCAGCTTTCGGACGATCCCGCTTACGTGCATCTGTGCACGAACGAAACCATTGACGGCGTCGAGGCCTTCGAAATTCCCGATCTCGGCGACGTTCCGCTCGTGGCGGACGCGTCGTCGCACATTCTTTCGCGTCCTATGGACGTCGCCAAGTACGGCGTGCTCTTCGGCGGCGCGCAGAAGAACATCGGCATGGCGGGCGTCACGGTCGTGATCGTGCGCGAGGATCTGCTCGACCGCGCGCTGTCTATCTGCCCGTCCGCGTTCGAGTGGAAGATCGTCGCGGAGAACAATTCGATGTACAACACGCCGCCCACTTACGCGATCTACGTCGCTGGCCTCGTCTTCAAGTGGCTGAAGAAACAGGGCGGCCTGGAAGCCATGGAAGCGCGCAATCTCGAAAAGGCGATGCTGCTTTACGACACCATCGATTCCAGCGATTTCTACGTCAACAAGGTCGACCGGAACGCGCGCTCGCGCATGAACGTGCCGTTCTTCCTCGCCGACGAATCGCGCAATACCGATTTCCTGACCGGCGCCAAGGCGCGCGGTCTGTTGCAACTGAAGGGCCACAAGTCCGTCGGCGGCATGCGGGCATCGATCTACAACGCGGTGCCGGTCGAGGGCGTGAAAGCGCTCGTCGAGTACATGAAGGAATTCGAGCGGACCAGCGCGTAA
- a CDS encoding DUF2059 domain-containing protein, translated as MQGRFKQWMLLAAFVPTFAMAQSLQNQAPNQAAAPAPAAAAPVDPAKQAAIKDLLDAIDAQKLVGAIGNSAQMQSKQLVPAILSDALSENKSLNDKQKQAAVPTLQKNAVPKLVDSAGQVFATDSFRQDAMKAQYDAYAKYYTTDEIKDLTSFYKSTTGRKFIQVQDQVGRDVVNGLMQKYMPQAIKATRTQADQEVASVKPGK; from the coding sequence ATGCAAGGACGTTTCAAGCAGTGGATGTTGCTGGCCGCTTTCGTGCCGACTTTCGCGATGGCTCAGTCGCTTCAGAACCAGGCGCCGAACCAGGCGGCAGCTCCGGCACCGGCCGCAGCAGCCCCGGTTGATCCGGCCAAGCAAGCCGCGATCAAGGACCTGCTCGACGCGATCGACGCGCAGAAGCTGGTCGGCGCGATCGGCAACAGCGCGCAAATGCAGTCGAAGCAACTCGTCCCGGCAATCCTGTCGGACGCGCTGTCGGAAAACAAGTCGCTGAACGACAAGCAGAAGCAAGCTGCCGTTCCGACGCTGCAAAAGAACGCAGTGCCGAAGCTGGTTGACTCGGCAGGGCAGGTGTTCGCAACTGACAGCTTCCGTCAAGACGCGATGAAAGCTCAGTACGACGCATACGCGAAGTACTACACGACCGATGAAATCAAGGACCTGACCTCGTTCTACAAGAGCACGACGGGCCGCAAGTTCATTCAGGTTCAAGACCAGGTTGGTCGCGACGTGGTCAATGGTTTGATGCAGAAGTACATGCCGCAAGCCATCAAGGCAACGCGCACGCAAGCCGACCAGGAAGTGGCAAGCGTCAAGCCGGGCAAGTAA